The region GGGTTTAGCGCAAGCGAACGTATGGTTTTTGGAAGGCGTTACACTCGCCCTAGATTATTATGATGGTACCTTAGGAGAGATCGCTCAAGCAGATAAAGAGACTTATATTGCAAGTTTACCAGATTTAACTGCTTTAACAACCAATGAAGCTTTAGATTATATTAACGACCAACATTACATTTCGTTATTTGGGAATGGGCTAGAAGCTTGGAGCCAATGGAAGAGAACTAAAAGTGTAGATTTAGATATTCCTGCCAATGCGGGAGCCACAGATGTAATTAGACGTTACACATACTCTTCTAATGAGGCTGGTTCTAATATTAATACACCTACAGGTTTAACTATAGAAACCAAAATGTGGTATGAAAAATAATGTTTAGACATCCGTTAATTACAGTAAGCTAGTGATATTTTATTTGTTTAAGTTAGTCAATCTTTTTTATAAATATCTGTATAAAAAACAACCTAGATTTTAAAATTACTAGCTTACAGTAATTAAAAAGTGTTTTTATATGTCTATAAAAATAAAAATGCTGCCTTAGTAATGTTAACTGGGTAAGTTATACTAGCTAAAAAATAGTAAACATTTAATCTTAATTAATGAAAATTACAGCATATAAGCAACTAAAATATTTAACATGTATAGCTGTTTTAATATTAAGTAGTTGCCAACAAAAAACAGAAGTAATACAACATAGTGTAGCGGTAAATAGACCAAATATTTTATTTATTCCTATAGATGATATAAGACCAGAGTTAGGGTGTTATGGTAATAGCGATGTAATATCCCCTAATATTGACAAACTAGCCTCTAATGGCGTTGTTTTTAATCGTGCGTATTGCCAGCAGGCGGTATGTACAGCTTCCCGAACCAGTTTATTAACAGGTTTAAGACCCGACTCTACACAAGTTTGGGATTTAAAAACACACTTTAGAGACCAAATGCCCAACCTGGTTTCTTTGCCCCAATTCTTTAAAAACAATGGATATTATAGTGTTGGATTAGGTAAAACATTTCATAATACATTACAGGATTCTCTGGCTTGGAATGAGTATTTACACATAGATGGTTTTCCTTTCGATCCAGATGCGGTATACGTTAATCGCGATAATATTATAGCACAAAAAGAGATAGAGTTAAAGCGTTTAAAAGCTGGACATGCAAAGGTTGATAAATATGGTTTTATTTATTCTAAAACCCGCTCTAGTGAAATGGGGCTTGTAGATAATGATGATGCGTATTATGATGGCGCTCAAACTACAATGGCAATTAAAAAGCTTAGAGAACTTAAAGATAAAGACGAACCTTTCTTTTTGTCTGTTGGGTATTATAAACCACATTTGCCTTTTAATGCCCCAAAAAAATATTGGGATTTATACAATAGAGCGGATATTAAACTCGCAGAAAATCAATATCACCCAAAAGATAGTCCGTCTTATACCGTGCATGGCGATGCAGAACTTCGGGGTTATGTAGATGCTAAATCAAATTTACCATATCCTAATGAAAACAATTGGGATGAAGATAAACAACGCGAACTTAAACATGCATATTACGCTTGTATTTCTTACATAGATGCACAAATAGGTAGGATTATGGACGAGTTAGAACGTTTAAATCTTAAAGACAATACCATTGTTGTATTATGGGGCGATCATGGTTGGAAGTTAGGAGAACATAATGGTTGGGGAAAGCAAACTAATTATGAAATAGATACCCGAGTACCATTAATTATTAGCGGAGCAAAAGTTGTAGCAAAAGGCGAAACAAGTAATGCTTTAACCGAATTTGTTGATGTTTACCCAACGCTTTGCGATGTTACCGGGTTTGAAATCCCTGAATATTTACAAGGCACAAGTTTAAAACCACTTCTTGAAAATCCAAAAGCAACAGTTAAGGATGCAGCATATAGCCAGTTTTTATTAGGTAGATTTGGCCCTCTAAAAGAGCGGGAATCTGAAAAAATGGGATATACAGTAAGAACAGATCGTTACCGTTATGTCGAGTGGTATGATTGGGAAGCCAATAAAAATGCTGTTGGAGAGTTTTTAGGGAAAGAACTTTTTGATCATGAAAAAGATGCTCAAGAAAATACAAATATTGCTAATGATCCTGCAAATAAGGAATTAATTAAAACTTTGTCTTCTCAGCTAAAAGCAGGCTTTTCAACGTTATAAATAAGACATATACTATGAAGAAATATATTTACGGATTACTTTTTTTGGGACTTACAGCGTTTATGATCCCAACTAAAAAAAATCTAATGCAACTTGAAATACAACAATCTAAAATGAATACATTAGGACTTATAGGAGGTACATCGTGGCACTCTACTTTAGATTATTATAGTACTATAAATCAGTTTGTTAACGATTATTTTGGTAATAATACCAATCCGCCGCTATTGGTTTATACACTTAATCAAGCAGAAGTACATCGTTTTCAGCGTGAAGATAAGTGGGATTCTATTGCAGGACTGCTTACTCATGCGGCATTAAGTTTAAATAAAGCAGGAGCGCAGTCTGTAATGTTTTGTGCTAATACACCACATAAAGTATATAATAAAGTTCAAAACCAATTAGATTTTCCAATTATTCATATTGCAGATGCTACAGCCAAAGCAATTCATAAAAAAGGCTTAAAAAAAGTATGCTTTATCGGAACTAAATATAGTATGACAGAAGATTTTATAACCAAAAGAATAGAAGAAAATGGTTTAGATGTTCTGGTTCCAGAAGATGAAAAAGTGATTGAAGAATTACATCGTATAATTATAGAAGAACTCACTTATGGAGAAGTGAAAGCAGAATCTAAAGCCTATGTACTTAGTGTGTTGAAAGATATGATTAATTCCGGTGCAGAAGGTGTAATATTAGGGTGTACAGAGTTTCCTTTAATGATTTTTGAAGACGATTTAGAAGTTCCCATTTTCGATACCACAAAAATTCACTCCCAATCCGGAGTAGACTATATTTTAAAGAAGTAGGTTTGTTTATGTTATAGTAAACATGTTTGTTAAGCTGAACAACTTTATGTTGTTCAGCTTTTTTTCTTTAAATCTAACAGTAAAAATAAAGGTGTTCTTTAAATTTGTCGCTGCGTATAAGTTAACACTTTTGCTTATTCAGCCTTTTAAAATATTTATTATAATGATAGATTTAAATCAACAATTAAAAAATCCAGTTTGGTATGCATTACAAGAAACTCATAAAAAATTTGCGATAACATTTAATGGTGTACAATTTTATAAACCAGAGATCTGTACGTTTGGTTCTTTTTTTGATGAAGCGAAAACAACAAAACCTGCAAGTGAATATTCAAAAATGTCTGATACATTCTTCTTTGTTTCAGAACATCAAACACCAGAAATAGATCTTACTAAAGTGCGTTTAGTAAAAAAAATTGATGGCTGCCAAATGGTTTTAAATACGTTAACAGATGTCTCAATAACAGAAGACATTGTAATGTTAGATGAAACACATGTTGATGAAATCTACGATTTGATTTGGTTGGTTATGCCGGGTTTTTATCAAAAAAGAACCTTTGAAATGGGTAAATACTTTGGGATTTTTAAGGATGGTAAATTAGTTTCAGTAGCTGGACAGCGCATGCAAACCAACCTTTTTACAGAAGTTAGTGCTGTTGTTACGCATCCTAATTATACCAGAAAAGGACTGGCTAAGCAGTTAATATCTCATGTAACAAAAGTCATTTTAAAAGAAAATAAAAAACCTATTTTACATACAAATAAAGGTAACTTGGCTATTGCGCTTTATGAAAAATTAGGTTACGAGTTAACACGAGATATGAACTGGTGGTTGTACAGTAAAAACTAAAATTATAACTCTGTAGTTATACAAAAAGGGAGCAAAGTTGTTACTTTGCTCCCTTTTTGTTATCAAATTCTATAAACGTCTTAATTTTTATTTTTTAGTATCTAAAAAAGCCATTAATGCTTCTACATCATTTGGTTTAGATACAATTTTCTTGTCTGTATCTAAAACAAAAAATGTAGGTGTACTAGATACGCCATAAGCTATAGGAATTGGGTTGTCCCACTTTCCGTAACCGTAAATTTGTGTAAAATCTTGATAATTAGTAATGGTTTTTTCCCAGTTTTCTCGCTCATCTTCTAATCCAATTGCTAATACCTGAATATTTTTTTTATTACTTAAATAGTTTTTTAAAACAGGTAATTCAGCTAAACAGTGTGAACACGTACTGCTCCAAAACGTAAGAATATAGTAATCCTTTCCGTTAAGCTGACTAAGTTTTGTGCTTCCTTGTTTAGAGGGCCAAGAGAAATCTGGAGCAACAGCACCTATAGCTGTATTTTGGAAGGCTTTCATATCCGATAGTAATATTTCATCCTTTACTGGATCTAGTAACTTTTGTAAGTGTTTAGATGCAATATAATTTGCAACTTCTTCGTTGTTTTGGTTTTTGAATCGATTCCAAAGGATTTCTAACATTGCCTTTTGTATGGTTTTTTCTTTTGAAGTTACACCAACAACATCATCAATATTATTTTTATAGGATATGTTTTGGTTTGCATTATCTACAAATATATATATGTAGTTTAGTGTTGCATCTATTAAAAACTCTGAGCTTTGTAATATGGGATTACTAAAATCTATAGGGTCAAAATAATGAGTTTTGTAGTTGTTAAAGTAGGTCGTAGCGTCTTCAAAGGTTGTTGGAGTGTATGTTCTGCTAGCTTTAATAAACTCATGAGCAAGCATGTTTTTAGACTCGTATTCTGCCTGTTCTTGTATGTCTTTTAGTTCAATAATACAGGCATTGAATTCTGCTTGGTCTACGGTTTTGTTGCTGTAAATCGTGTTAATTTTATTTTTAACTACATACATGTCTTGTCTGTATGTAGTGAGTAATTTGTTCTCTTTAGATTCTTGAAAGGAAATGCCTTTATTAGCATCAAAATTAAATACAATGTCTTCATTATTGTAAATGAAATCAAAATTATATTGATCCTGAGGTAAGGCATAAACGACACGATACATTCCAGGTGGTTGTGTTGCATCTAAAGTCATTTCAAAATGACCGTCTACTATGGTCGTGTTCGTAATATATTCTGTTTTTGTTGGCTCTAGCTTATATAATATTGCAGCTTTAAATTGCTTTGCAGGTGTAAAAGTTCCTGTAATTTTATGTTGGGCTATTACTACAGTTGGTAGTAATAATAGTATAAGTAATAATTTTTTCATTATTTTAGTTTATTATAGGTTGTAAGGCAAGTAAAGCCTGTTTTACAGTTTTAATATGGTCGAAGGTTAAAAGTAATCGTAAACCAGCTCGGGTTTGTTTTTCCTTCATTTTGCATGCTTTTGGGTTGGCTTGTACAAATTTTAATACGTTTGTAAAACTAGCACTTTGGTAAAACGAGCTTTGTTGGTCGCTTACAAAATAGCCTACCATTTTACCTTGTTTCATTACGAGTTTTTCTATTCCAATTTTTGTGGCTAGCCATTTTACACGAACACTATTTAGTAAATCTACTACTTGTGTTGGCAATTCTCCAAAGCGGTCTATGAGTTCCTTCTCGAAGGTTATTAATTCGTCTTCGGTCTTTAACTGATTGAGTTGGGTATACAGATTTAAACGCTCTGCGATATTATTTACATAATCGTCTGGGAATAGTAATTCAAAATCGGTGTCTATGGTAATATCTTTTACGTATTCTTTAGGTTTACCATCCTCTGGATATAAATCTTTAAATTCGTTTTCTTTTAGTTCTTCAATGGCTTCATTTAAAATTTTATGGTATGTATCAAAACCAATATCATTTATAAATCCGCTTTGTTCGCCACCTAATAAATCTCCTGCACCACGAATTTCCAAATCCTTCATCGCGATATTAAATCCGCTCCCTAATTCGGTAAATTGTTCAAGAGCGGTAATACGTTTTCTAGCATCTGCAGTCATTGCCGAATATTCTGGAGTAATAAAGTAGCAGAAGGCTTTTTTGTTACTTCTACCAACGCGACCACGCATTTGGTGCAAGTCGCTTAATCCAAAGTTATTGGCGTTATTTATAAAAATAGTATTGGCATTTGGTACGTCTAAACCGCTTTCTACAATGGTGGTGCTTACCAATACATCAAAATCCCCATTCATAAAACTAAGCATTAAACTCTCAAGTTTTTTTCCTTCCATTTGGCCGTGTCCGATACCTACTTTGGCATCTGGAACCAAACGCTGAATTAAGCCTGCTACTTCTTTAATATTCTCAATCCGGTTATGGATGAAATATATTTGTCCGCCACGCTGAATTTCGTAACTCACAGCATCGCGAATGGTTTCTTCTTCAAGACGGATAACATTACTTTCAATTGGGTAACGGTTTGGTGGCGGTGTTGTAATTACAGATAAATCTCGCGCAGCCATTAGACTAAATTGCAATGTTCTCGGGATTGGTGTTGCTGTTAATGTAAGAACATCTACATTTTCTTTTAATGTTTTTAATTTTTCTTTAACCGCTACTCCAAATTTTTGCTCTTCGTCTACAATTAATAAGCCTAAATCTTTAAACACAACGCTTTTATTTGCAAGTTGGTGTGTTCCTATTATAATATCTACGTGTCCTTTTTCTAAACGTTCTAAAGTATCGCGTTTTTCTTTTGCTGTTCTAAAACGGTTAACATAATCTACCGTAACAGGGAAGTCTTTTAAACGCTCTTTAAATGTTTTGTGATGTTGATAGGCTAAAATGGTTGTTGGTACTAATACAGCAACTTGTTTGCCGTTGTCTACAGCTTTAAAAGCTGCACGAATAGCGACTTCTGTCTTACCAAAGCCTACATCGCCACAAACCAATCGGTCCATTGGGCGTTCGCTCTCCATATCGTTTTTAATATCGGCGGTAGAGGTGCTTTGGTCTGGAGTGTCTTCGTAAATAAACGAGGCTTCTAGTTCGTGCTGTAAGTAGCTGTCTGGATTATATTGGTATCCTTTTTCAAGTTTTCTTTTGGCGTATAACTGTATCAAGTTAAAGGCAATTTCTTTAACTCTGGTTTTCGTTTTTTGTTTTAACGTTTTCCATGCGTTACTGCCTAGTTTATGAATTTTTGGCGGCTTACCATCTTTACCATTAAACTTGGTTATTTTATGGAGCGCGTGTATACTTAAATATAAAATATCGCGCTCGCCGTAAATTAATTTTATGGCTTCTTGTTTTTTGCCTTCAACATCTATTTTTTGCAGTCCACCAAAGCGTCCAACCCCATGATCGATATGTGTAACATAGTCGCCAATTTCTAAGTTAGTAAGTTCTTTAAGGGTAATAGATTGCTTTTTAGCATATCCGTTTTTAAGACTAAATTTATGGTAGCGTTCAAAGATTTGATGGTCTGTATAACACAATACTTTATTGGTGTGGTCTATAAACCCTTGATGTAATGATAAGACAATAGCTTGATAAGAGACACCTTGTTCTGTGTCCTGAAAAATATCGTGAAAACGTTTGGCTTGTTGTTCGCTAACGCAGGCAATATAATTAGTATACCCTTTGTTATGATTGCTATTTAAATCGTTTATTAAAAGATCAAATTGCTTGTTAAAAGAAGGTTGCGGTGTGGTATTAAAAACAATACCCGTGTCTATACTGTTAGTAAAATAATAACCGCTCCCAAACTCGACTACAGTAAACTTTAAAAGTTGCTTTTTTAAGAGCTCAGCATTACAAAATAACTCACTAGGTGTGTTGTGTTTTAAATCTGAATTTAAGTTTTCAAAAGCTTCTTCTGCTTTCTTAAAAAGCACATCGCTACCAGAAAATAGGAGTTGGGAGTTTTTTGAAAATATAACCGTTTTAGACGACATATATTTTAAAAAGCTTTCACGGTTTTCGTCTAATTGTTTGTTTTCAACATTTGGAATGATGTTGATTTTTTTTATTTGTTCTGTAGAGAGTTGTGTTTCTACATCAAACGTTCTTATACTATCTACATCATCTCCAAAAAACTCAATACGGTAAGGCTCGTCGTGAGAGAATGAAAATACATCTACAATACCTCCACGGACGGAAAACTCGCCAGGTTCTGTAACAAAATCTACACGTTTAAATTTGTATTCAAATAAGATTTCATTTACAAAATCTATTGATAAATTGTCGTTAACGGCTATTTTTAGCGTATTGCGTTCCAGTTCTTTTTTGGTTACTACTTTCTCAAATAAAGCATCTGTATAGGTAACAATTATGGCTGGCTTTTTACGCGAATTTATGCGGTTTAAAACTTCGGCACGTAAAAGTACGTTAGCGTTATCGGTTTCTTCTATTTGGTAGGGTCTGCGATAACTTCCAGGATAAAATAAGACGTCTTTAGTATTTAAAAGTTGTTCTAAATCGTTTAAATAATAAGCAGCTTCTTCTTTATCGTTAAAAATTAATAGGAAAGGTTTTTGGGCGTACTTAAAAACTTCGGCGATTACTAAAGAAAACGATGAGCCTACAAGACCTTTTAAAACCGTTTTACTCTCATTTTTAGAAATGGCAAGTTGCAAATCTTGCGTCTGCAAAGTTTGTGCAAATGTTTGCAAGAGGTTGTTTTTACTCAAGGCAATTTATTTTTTACAAATATAAGGTATGCGTTTATAAATAATGTTAACGATTTATAAAATTAAAAACTGACAATAATTTAATTTTTATTAAATTAGAGAGAAAAATTTATGAAAAATTAAATTTATTAACAATTAAAGTTTATTTATATTAGTCGCCTCAAAAAATAAAAGATATGTCTTATTCAAAATTATTTGGTAGCGGATTTACAGAACGTAATAAAGATCATTTCGCAGCTATAGTTCGTGTTGCTATGGATGATGGTATGATTTCTGAAGATGAAAAAGCTTTTTTAGACCGATTAGCTAGAAATTTACAAATA is a window of Formosa sediminum DNA encoding:
- a CDS encoding sulfatase; its protein translation is MKITAYKQLKYLTCIAVLILSSCQQKTEVIQHSVAVNRPNILFIPIDDIRPELGCYGNSDVISPNIDKLASNGVVFNRAYCQQAVCTASRTSLLTGLRPDSTQVWDLKTHFRDQMPNLVSLPQFFKNNGYYSVGLGKTFHNTLQDSLAWNEYLHIDGFPFDPDAVYVNRDNIIAQKEIELKRLKAGHAKVDKYGFIYSKTRSSEMGLVDNDDAYYDGAQTTMAIKKLRELKDKDEPFFLSVGYYKPHLPFNAPKKYWDLYNRADIKLAENQYHPKDSPSYTVHGDAELRGYVDAKSNLPYPNENNWDEDKQRELKHAYYACISYIDAQIGRIMDELERLNLKDNTIVVLWGDHGWKLGEHNGWGKQTNYEIDTRVPLIISGAKVVAKGETSNALTEFVDVYPTLCDVTGFEIPEYLQGTSLKPLLENPKATVKDAAYSQFLLGRFGPLKERESEKMGYTVRTDRYRYVEWYDWEANKNAVGEFLGKELFDHEKDAQENTNIANDPANKELIKTLSSQLKAGFSTL
- a CDS encoding aspartate/glutamate racemase family protein — translated: MKKYIYGLLFLGLTAFMIPTKKNLMQLEIQQSKMNTLGLIGGTSWHSTLDYYSTINQFVNDYFGNNTNPPLLVYTLNQAEVHRFQREDKWDSIAGLLTHAALSLNKAGAQSVMFCANTPHKVYNKVQNQLDFPIIHIADATAKAIHKKGLKKVCFIGTKYSMTEDFITKRIEENGLDVLVPEDEKVIEELHRIIIEELTYGEVKAESKAYVLSVLKDMINSGAEGVILGCTEFPLMIFEDDLEVPIFDTTKIHSQSGVDYILKK
- a CDS encoding GNAT family N-acetyltransferase codes for the protein MIDLNQQLKNPVWYALQETHKKFAITFNGVQFYKPEICTFGSFFDEAKTTKPASEYSKMSDTFFFVSEHQTPEIDLTKVRLVKKIDGCQMVLNTLTDVSITEDIVMLDETHVDEIYDLIWLVMPGFYQKRTFEMGKYFGIFKDGKLVSVAGQRMQTNLFTEVSAVVTHPNYTRKGLAKQLISHVTKVILKENKKPILHTNKGNLAIALYEKLGYELTRDMNWWLYSKN
- a CDS encoding TlpA family protein disulfide reductase: MKKLLLILLLLPTVVIAQHKITGTFTPAKQFKAAILYKLEPTKTEYITNTTIVDGHFEMTLDATQPPGMYRVVYALPQDQYNFDFIYNNEDIVFNFDANKGISFQESKENKLLTTYRQDMYVVKNKINTIYSNKTVDQAEFNACIIELKDIQEQAEYESKNMLAHEFIKASRTYTPTTFEDATTYFNNYKTHYFDPIDFSNPILQSSEFLIDATLNYIYIFVDNANQNISYKNNIDDVVGVTSKEKTIQKAMLEILWNRFKNQNNEEVANYIASKHLQKLLDPVKDEILLSDMKAFQNTAIGAVAPDFSWPSKQGSTKLSQLNGKDYYILTFWSSTCSHCLAELPVLKNYLSNKKNIQVLAIGLEDERENWEKTITNYQDFTQIYGYGKWDNPIPIAYGVSSTPTFFVLDTDKKIVSKPNDVEALMAFLDTKK
- the mfd gene encoding transcription-repair coupling factor, with the translated sequence MQTFAQTLQTQDLQLAISKNESKTVLKGLVGSSFSLVIAEVFKYAQKPFLLIFNDKEEAAYYLNDLEQLLNTKDVLFYPGSYRRPYQIEETDNANVLLRAEVLNRINSRKKPAIIVTYTDALFEKVVTKKELERNTLKIAVNDNLSIDFVNEILFEYKFKRVDFVTEPGEFSVRGGIVDVFSFSHDEPYRIEFFGDDVDSIRTFDVETQLSTEQIKKINIIPNVENKQLDENRESFLKYMSSKTVIFSKNSQLLFSGSDVLFKKAEEAFENLNSDLKHNTPSELFCNAELLKKQLLKFTVVEFGSGYYFTNSIDTGIVFNTTPQPSFNKQFDLLINDLNSNHNKGYTNYIACVSEQQAKRFHDIFQDTEQGVSYQAIVLSLHQGFIDHTNKVLCYTDHQIFERYHKFSLKNGYAKKQSITLKELTNLEIGDYVTHIDHGVGRFGGLQKIDVEGKKQEAIKLIYGERDILYLSIHALHKITKFNGKDGKPPKIHKLGSNAWKTLKQKTKTRVKEIAFNLIQLYAKRKLEKGYQYNPDSYLQHELEASFIYEDTPDQSTSTADIKNDMESERPMDRLVCGDVGFGKTEVAIRAAFKAVDNGKQVAVLVPTTILAYQHHKTFKERLKDFPVTVDYVNRFRTAKEKRDTLERLEKGHVDIIIGTHQLANKSVVFKDLGLLIVDEEQKFGVAVKEKLKTLKENVDVLTLTATPIPRTLQFSLMAARDLSVITTPPPNRYPIESNVIRLEEETIRDAVSYEIQRGGQIYFIHNRIENIKEVAGLIQRLVPDAKVGIGHGQMEGKKLESLMLSFMNGDFDVLVSTTIVESGLDVPNANTIFINNANNFGLSDLHQMRGRVGRSNKKAFCYFITPEYSAMTADARKRITALEQFTELGSGFNIAMKDLEIRGAGDLLGGEQSGFINDIGFDTYHKILNEAIEELKENEFKDLYPEDGKPKEYVKDITIDTDFELLFPDDYVNNIAERLNLYTQLNQLKTEDELITFEKELIDRFGELPTQVVDLLNSVRVKWLATKIGIEKLVMKQGKMVGYFVSDQQSSFYQSASFTNVLKFVQANPKACKMKEKQTRAGLRLLLTFDHIKTVKQALLALQPIIN